Proteins encoded by one window of Marixanthomonas sp. SCSIO 43207:
- a CDS encoding YfhO family protein, translated as MKHLLKKLLPHLVILVLFIVAALAYFSPVLQGKTIFQSDIAQYQGMAKQLKDYRAETGEETYWTDAAFGGMPTYQLGAKYPHNYIKDLDLAIRFLPRPADYLFLYFIGLYILLLVLKVDYKLAFLGALAFGFSTYLIIILGVGHNAKAHAIAYMPLVLSGILLTFRRKYLYGFLLTTVAMGLQLVANHYQMTYYLLFLVICIGVAYLIDAYKKKQLPHFFKSVGIMVIGVLIAIGLNATNILATKEYADTSTRGKSELTIQADGSPKDNVEGLDYNYITEYSYGILESFNLFIPNFMGGGSSDPLPQDGATQEALLKMGVSPQQASQILNQLPTYWGDQPIVAAPAYIGAVVIFLALLALFLVKGRFKWWIVAAFLLSLFLSWGKNLDNAAISITKNFDLRIPLTEIFIDYVPLYNKFRAVSSIQVIIEVILPVLAVIGLHHYFSRFKSEEKKKKALLYSAGITAGIAIIFILLKSTLLDFSNSFYDASIRENLSLQVLDAVREDRASMLTNDAIRSLIFVILAAGTLWFFLKGKLKEISVVGILAILIVIDLVGVDRRYVNNDDFVQARVMEEPFQKNGADLQIEKDDGTYRVYDATTNAFNSGRASYYHNALGGYHAAKPGRMQDLNEFYISQGNIGMLNMLNVKYIITQGQNGGAVAQRNPYANGNAWFVENVILADNANDELLLLDSLNTKKTAVIAAKFKSELPTEKIARDSTATIDMVSHNPQHIVYETSAKSPQLAVFSEVYYPDGWNAYIDGKPATHYRANYVLRAMTVPEGIHKIEFKFEPKVINTGSTISLFSSILFILIVIGGGFFVFKGNAANNKA; from the coding sequence ATGAAGCATTTGCTTAAAAAACTTCTTCCTCATCTAGTAATCTTAGTTCTATTTATTGTAGCTGCTTTGGCTTATTTTAGCCCCGTATTGCAAGGTAAAACTATTTTCCAAAGTGATATTGCGCAATATCAAGGAATGGCTAAACAGTTGAAAGACTACAGAGCTGAAACAGGAGAAGAAACTTACTGGACAGATGCTGCTTTTGGAGGAATGCCTACGTACCAACTAGGCGCAAAATATCCTCATAACTATATTAAAGATTTAGATTTAGCAATCCGTTTTTTACCTAGGCCTGCAGACTACTTGTTTCTTTATTTTATAGGTCTTTACATTTTATTATTGGTATTAAAAGTAGATTACAAACTTGCTTTTCTTGGAGCACTTGCCTTCGGTTTTTCTACCTATTTGATCATTATTCTTGGAGTAGGTCACAATGCTAAAGCCCATGCTATAGCATATATGCCTTTAGTACTAAGCGGAATTTTGCTAACCTTCAGAAGAAAATATCTTTATGGTTTTTTATTGACAACTGTGGCGATGGGATTACAACTAGTGGCCAATCACTATCAAATGACTTATTATTTACTGTTTCTTGTTATTTGTATAGGTGTTGCATATTTAATTGATGCTTATAAGAAAAAACAACTTCCTCACTTCTTTAAGTCTGTAGGGATTATGGTAATTGGAGTTCTTATTGCTATTGGCCTTAATGCTACTAATATTTTAGCAACCAAAGAATATGCAGATACATCTACTCGCGGAAAAAGTGAACTCACTATACAAGCAGACGGCTCTCCAAAAGATAATGTAGAAGGTCTTGATTATAATTACATAACTGAATACAGCTACGGAATTTTAGAAAGTTTTAATCTATTTATACCCAATTTTATGGGAGGTGGTTCAAGTGATCCGTTACCACAAGATGGCGCTACTCAAGAAGCTTTATTAAAAATGGGGGTTTCACCACAACAAGCTAGTCAAATATTAAATCAACTACCTACTTATTGGGGAGACCAACCTATTGTGGCTGCTCCAGCTTATATAGGAGCTGTGGTAATTTTTCTGGCACTTTTAGCTTTGTTTTTAGTAAAAGGTCGCTTTAAGTGGTGGATTGTAGCTGCTTTTTTACTGAGTTTATTTCTTTCTTGGGGAAAAAATCTTGATAATGCTGCAATTTCGATAACTAAAAACTTTGATTTAAGAATTCCATTAACAGAAATATTTATTGATTATGTTCCGTTGTATAACAAATTTAGAGCGGTTTCATCTATTCAAGTAATTATAGAGGTAATACTTCCGGTGTTAGCAGTAATTGGGTTGCATCACTATTTTAGCAGATTTAAATCTGAAGAAAAAAAGAAAAAAGCATTACTGTACAGTGCCGGTATCACAGCAGGAATTGCTATTATATTTATTCTTTTAAAATCAACACTATTAGACTTTTCAAATTCGTTTTACGATGCTTCCATACGTGAAAATTTAAGCCTTCAAGTTCTAGATGCAGTTCGTGAAGATCGAGCATCAATGTTAACAAACGATGCAATTCGTTCGTTAATTTTTGTGATTTTAGCCGCAGGTACTTTGTGGTTCTTTTTAAAAGGAAAATTAAAAGAAATTTCAGTCGTTGGTATTTTGGCAATATTGATTGTTATTGATCTGGTTGGTGTAGATAGACGTTATGTAAACAACGATGATTTTGTACAAGCTCGAGTTATGGAAGAGCCATTTCAGAAAAATGGAGCTGATTTACAAATAGAAAAAGACGACGGTACATATAGAGTCTATGATGCAACTACAAACGCGTTTAATAGTGGTCGTGCTAGTTATTATCATAATGCTTTAGGCGGATATCACGCAGCCAAACCAGGTAGAATGCAAGATTTAAATGAGTTTTACATCAGTCAAGGAAACATAGGTATGTTAAATATGCTAAATGTAAAATACATTATTACACAGGGACAAAATGGAGGTGCAGTGGCTCAACGCAATCCATATGCAAATGGTAATGCGTGGTTTGTAGAGAATGTTATTTTGGCTGATAATGCAAATGATGAGTTACTATTATTGGATAGTCTTAACACAAAAAAGACTGCAGTAATCGCTGCCAAATTTAAATCTGAACTTCCCACTGAAAAGATAGCACGAGATAGCACTGCTACTATTGATATGGTTAGCCATAACCCACAACATATTGTTTATGAAACTTCAGCAAAATCTCCTCAATTAGCAGTTTTTTCTGAAGTGTATTATCCAGATGGATGGAACGCCTATATTGATGGTAAACCCGCTACACACTATCGTGCAAATTATGTTTTGAGAGCGATGACGGTTCCTGAAGGCATTCACAAAATTGAATTTAAATTTGAGCCTAAGGTTATAAACACTGGTAGTACCATTAGCTTGTTCAGTAGTATTTTGTTTATATTAATAGTGATAGGTGGTGGTTTTTTTGTCTTTAAAGGAAATGCAGCCAACAACAAAGCCTAA
- a CDS encoding transporter — MYKRVVFLSLLVLSTVNATYAQYTEMINTNRPGVSQGAFSVGTNVLQFESGLSFGKEEHRLLFTDANIFSWDYSVRYGLLKEQLEVSLIGEFQSNKVTDTRANSTYERDFANFKSNTLGAKYLIYDPYVKREAEGPNLYSWKANNKIQWQDLIPAISIYAGANFDITEDNPFTPEAEKSISPKFVLSTQNNFVGGFVFVTNLIVNRVTTDTPEYGYILTLTHATNRYFSIFLENQGIKSDFYSDQLLRGGVAVLINENLHVDLSGTINFKDTPSVFYGRAGVAYRFDMHNRDEFIEEKGKSGREKRKKYQKQKKEKNERNKRKDLLESDGKR; from the coding sequence ATGTATAAACGAGTTGTTTTCCTTTCCTTACTAGTATTAAGTACCGTAAATGCTACATACGCTCAGTATACTGAAATGATAAATACCAATAGACCGGGAGTTTCACAAGGCGCATTTTCTGTGGGAACCAATGTGTTACAATTTGAATCTGGTTTAAGCTTCGGAAAAGAAGAACACCGTTTATTATTTACAGATGCTAATATTTTTTCTTGGGATTATTCAGTAAGGTATGGATTATTAAAAGAGCAACTAGAAGTAAGTCTCATAGGAGAGTTTCAATCTAACAAAGTTACAGACACGAGGGCAAATAGTACCTATGAACGTGATTTTGCAAATTTTAAAAGTAACACACTGGGAGCTAAATATTTAATTTATGATCCCTATGTAAAAAGAGAAGCTGAAGGTCCAAATTTATATAGCTGGAAAGCAAATAATAAAATTCAATGGCAGGATTTAATTCCTGCAATCTCAATATACGCAGGTGCCAATTTTGATATTACCGAGGACAACCCCTTCACCCCTGAAGCAGAAAAGTCTATAAGTCCCAAGTTTGTTTTGTCTACTCAAAATAATTTTGTGGGAGGTTTTGTATTTGTAACAAACTTAATTGTAAACAGAGTTACCACAGATACTCCAGAGTATGGATACATACTTACACTTACACACGCTACTAATCGTTATTTTTCAATATTTTTAGAAAATCAAGGTATTAAAAGTGACTTTTACTCAGATCAACTATTACGTGGCGGTGTAGCAGTACTTATTAATGAAAACCTTCATGTTGACCTTTCAGGAACTATCAACTTTAAAGACACCCCTTCTGTTTTTTACGGAAGAGCAGGTGTAGCGTACCGTTTTGATATGCACAATAGAGATGAGTTTATTGAAGAAAAGGGAAAAAGCGGACGTGAGAAAAGAAAAAAGTATCAAAAACAGAAGAAAGAGAAGAACGAACGAAATAAAAGAAAAGACCTTTTAGAAAGCGATGGAAAACGCTAG
- a CDS encoding RNA polymerase sigma factor encodes MKQNTHTDAVLVSAYINGDESALCHLITRHKQRIYSFIYSKVYSKDITEDIFQDTFIKVIKSLKRGKYNEEGKFLPWVMRIAHNLVIDYFRKNNRMPKFENKDDFNIFSVLSDGSLNAEKQIIKGQVESDVRRLIEELPEDQKEVLIMRIYKEMSFKEISVQTDVSINTALGRMRYALINLRKVIDKHNIVLTN; translated from the coding sequence ATGAAACAAAACACCCATACGGATGCAGTATTGGTTAGTGCTTATATAAATGGCGATGAATCAGCACTTTGCCACCTAATTACGCGTCACAAACAAAGAATCTACAGTTTTATTTATTCAAAAGTCTATAGTAAAGATATCACCGAAGATATTTTTCAGGACACTTTCATTAAAGTTATCAAATCATTAAAAAGAGGTAAGTACAATGAAGAAGGTAAATTTCTTCCTTGGGTAATGCGTATAGCTCATAATTTGGTTATTGATTATTTCAGAAAGAATAATAGAATGCCAAAATTTGAAAATAAAGATGATTTCAACATTTTTTCTGTACTATCAGACGGATCATTAAACGCTGAAAAACAAATTATTAAAGGTCAAGTAGAAAGTGATGTAAGAAGATTAATTGAAGAGTTGCCTGAAGACCAGAAAGAAGTACTAATCATGCGTATTTACAAAGAAATGAGCTTTAAGGAAATTAGTGTACAAACAGATGTTAGTATCAATACTGCTTTGGGAAGAATGCGGTATGCTTTAATTAATTTACGCAAAGTAATTGATAAACACAATATTGTATTGACAAATTGA
- a CDS encoding DUF4834 family protein — MMTFLKTILIILLVYFGLKFLIRWATPYLMRYVAKKAGQRFEQAFNGAQRTTNSSKEKEGKVSIDKMPRKQRTKQSTVGDYVDYEEID, encoded by the coding sequence ATGATGACGTTTTTAAAAACGATATTAATAATCCTTCTGGTATATTTTGGGTTAAAATTTCTAATCCGTTGGGCTACACCGTATTTAATGCGATATGTGGCTAAAAAAGCCGGGCAGCGCTTTGAGCAGGCTTTTAACGGTGCACAAAGAACGACCAACTCTTCTAAAGAAAAAGAAGGAAAAGTTAGTATCGATAAAATGCCTAGAAAGCAAAGGACCAAGCAATCTACTGTAGGTGATTATGTAGATTATGAAGAAATAGATTAA
- a CDS encoding GTP cyclohydrolase codes for MIEVKKVTNKKELKQFVTFPFKLYKDCQYWVPPLIKDEMETLDKAKNPVFKNAEATYFLAYKNGSIAGRIAVIINHLEIDQQGKKKVRFGWFDVIDDIEVTKALLKKVFEIGKQHNLEYTEGPVGFSNMEKAGILTMGFEELNTMITWYHYPYYAEHFEKLGFEKQATWVEFKLSIPNSIKDKVAKFSKIVKQRYNLSVIRFKNKKEILPYVDKMFELLNNTYDKLQTFVPIQQYQIDYYKEKYFSFVHPDYITCIKDESGKLIAFSIVMPSFSKALKKANGRLFPTGWYHILQAQKKNDVAAFYLIGIDPELQGKGVTAIIFEEMQHLFNSKGIEQVETNPELKENTAVQLLWKDYNPIQHKERSTFRKNIE; via the coding sequence ATGATAGAAGTTAAAAAAGTAACCAACAAAAAAGAATTAAAACAATTTGTAACATTTCCGTTCAAGTTGTACAAAGATTGTCAATATTGGGTTCCGCCACTGATAAAAGATGAAATGGAAACTCTTGACAAAGCAAAAAATCCGGTATTCAAAAATGCCGAAGCAACATATTTTTTGGCATATAAAAATGGCTCCATTGCGGGTAGAATTGCTGTAATAATCAATCATCTTGAGATAGATCAACAAGGAAAAAAGAAAGTTAGATTTGGCTGGTTTGATGTAATAGATGACATTGAAGTGACAAAAGCTTTACTTAAAAAAGTTTTTGAAATAGGAAAACAACACAACCTAGAATATACAGAAGGTCCCGTAGGCTTTTCAAATATGGAAAAAGCTGGGATTTTAACTATGGGGTTTGAAGAACTAAATACCATGATTACTTGGTATCATTACCCTTATTATGCTGAACATTTTGAAAAATTAGGCTTTGAAAAACAAGCTACTTGGGTAGAATTTAAATTAAGCATACCTAACTCAATAAAAGATAAAGTTGCCAAGTTTTCAAAAATTGTAAAGCAACGATACAACCTTTCTGTGATTCGATTCAAGAATAAAAAAGAAATTCTTCCTTATGTAGACAAAATGTTTGAGTTACTTAATAATACGTATGACAAACTTCAAACTTTTGTTCCTATTCAGCAATATCAAATAGATTATTATAAAGAAAAATATTTCAGTTTTGTTCATCCAGATTATATAACATGCATTAAAGATGAAAGTGGCAAACTTATAGCCTTTTCAATTGTTATGCCTTCCTTTAGCAAAGCTTTGAAAAAAGCCAATGGGCGCCTATTTCCTACCGGTTGGTATCATATCTTACAAGCTCAAAAGAAAAATGATGTTGCGGCTTTTTATTTAATAGGAATTGACCCTGAATTGCAAGGCAAAGGAGTAACAGCAATTATTTTTGAAGAAATGCAACATTTATTTAATTCAAAAGGAATTGAGCAAGTAGAAACCAACCCCGAGTTGAAAGAAAATACTGCAGTGCAATTACTTTGGAAAGATTATAACCCCATTCAGCACAAAGAACGTAGCACATTCCGAAAAAATATTGAATAA
- a CDS encoding glycosyltransferase family 4 protein has product MKRALIITYYWPPAGGPGVQRWLNFVKYFREFGIEPIVYIPDNPHYPLIDSSFNQEVQKDIEILRHPVNEPYKFAKLLSKNKTKQISSGIISEKEPSFIEKVLLFIRGNFFIPDARVGWVNPSVSFLKKYISNNKIDIVVTTGPPHSLHLIGQKLQKQLDLPWLADFRDPWTTIHYHKSLRLTKASERKHKKLEASVLNNASVVTVTSPTTKKEFQEITKKTIEVITNGYESKEEISASLDKKFSMVHIGSLLSERNPIVLWEVLSELISENKNFANDFQLKLAGTISDSVVESIKSYGLEPNLDLLDYISHSEALQMQHNAQVLLLLEIDREETRAIIPGKLFEYFAAQRPIVALGPKGSDIEGLITETNSGAFFNYSEQKDLKAKITQLYSRFKEGRLDVNSKNISKYSRKSLTKKMAETIQRTICKKDETPA; this is encoded by the coding sequence ATGAAACGAGCTTTGATTATCACATATTATTGGCCACCGGCAGGCGGACCAGGTGTGCAGCGTTGGTTAAATTTTGTCAAATACTTTAGAGAATTTGGGATAGAACCTATTGTGTATATTCCTGACAATCCACATTATCCTTTAATAGACAGTAGCTTTAATCAAGAAGTTCAAAAAGATATTGAAATACTAAGACATCCTGTAAATGAGCCTTATAAGTTTGCCAAACTACTATCAAAAAACAAAACCAAACAAATAAGCAGTGGTATAATTTCTGAAAAAGAGCCTTCTTTTATTGAAAAGGTACTGCTATTTATTCGGGGTAATTTTTTTATTCCAGATGCGCGAGTAGGGTGGGTTAATCCTTCTGTTTCATTCTTAAAAAAGTATATTTCTAATAATAAAATTGATATAGTTGTAACAACCGGTCCGCCTCACAGCTTACATTTGATAGGGCAGAAGCTACAAAAGCAACTTGACTTGCCTTGGTTAGCAGATTTTAGAGATCCTTGGACTACCATTCATTATCATAAATCGTTACGATTAACAAAAGCCTCAGAAAGAAAACACAAAAAATTAGAAGCAAGTGTATTGAATAATGCTAGTGTAGTTACTGTTACGAGTCCTACTACCAAAAAAGAGTTTCAAGAAATCACAAAAAAAACTATTGAAGTAATAACAAACGGGTATGAAAGCAAGGAAGAAATTTCTGCCAGTCTTGATAAAAAGTTTAGCATGGTTCATATAGGATCGTTGTTAAGTGAACGCAATCCAATAGTGCTTTGGGAAGTGCTTTCAGAGCTTATTTCAGAAAATAAAAACTTTGCCAACGATTTTCAATTAAAACTTGCCGGGACAATAAGTGATTCGGTTGTTGAAAGTATTAAATCATATGGTCTAGAGCCTAACTTAGATCTTTTGGATTATATTTCTCATTCTGAAGCATTACAAATGCAGCATAATGCACAGGTTTTATTACTACTAGAGATTGACAGAGAAGAAACGCGCGCCATTATTCCCGGAAAATTATTTGAATATTTTGCCGCACAGCGACCCATCGTTGCTTTGGGACCTAAAGGTAGTGATATTGAAGGACTTATCACCGAAACTAACAGTGGAGCATTTTTTAACTATTCAGAACAAAAAGATTTGAAAGCTAAAATAACACAGCTCTATAGTCGATTTAAAGAAGGTAGGCTTGATGTAAACTCAAAAAACATTTCAAAATATAGCCGTAAAAGCCTTACTAAAAAAATGGCTGAAACCATACAACGTACAATCTGTAAAAAAGACGAAACCCCTGCATAA
- the nth gene encoding endonuclease III, with the protein MTKQEKVTFVIKTLQELYPQIPIPLDHKDPYTLLIAVLLSAQSTDVRVNKTTPILFEIADNPYDMVKLSIEEIREIIKPVGLSPMKSKGIHGLSEILIEKYNGKVPADFDALESLPAVGHKTASVVMAQAFNVPAFPVDTHIHRLLYRWGLTTGKNVTQTEKDAKRLFPKDLWNDLHLQIIWYGRHYSPARGWNLEKDIITKKIGRKSVLNEYFKKKKK; encoded by the coding sequence ATGACGAAACAGGAAAAGGTAACCTTTGTTATTAAAACACTTCAAGAATTATATCCTCAAATCCCTATTCCATTAGACCATAAAGACCCCTACACTCTTTTAATTGCTGTTCTGTTATCTGCTCAAAGTACAGACGTTCGCGTGAATAAAACCACTCCTATTCTTTTTGAAATAGCAGATAATCCTTATGATATGGTTAAACTTTCTATAGAAGAAATTCGAGAAATAATAAAACCGGTTGGACTATCTCCCATGAAATCAAAGGGCATTCACGGTCTTTCTGAAATTTTAATTGAAAAATACAATGGAAAAGTCCCTGCAGATTTTGATGCATTAGAGTCGTTACCAGCCGTAGGACATAAAACAGCAAGTGTAGTTATGGCTCAAGCCTTTAATGTTCCTGCTTTTCCGGTTGATACTCATATTCATAGATTACTATACAGATGGGGCTTAACTACCGGCAAAAATGTAACACAAACTGAAAAAGATGCCAAAAGGCTATTTCCTAAAGATTTATGGAATGATTTACATCTACAAATCATTTGGTATGGTAGGCATTATTCACCAGCTCGCGGTTGGAACTTGGAGAAAGATATTATTACCAAGAAAATTGGAAGAAAAAGTGTGTTGAATGAGTATTTCAAGAAGAAAAAGAAATAA
- the uvrA gene encoding excinuclease ABC subunit UvrA, whose protein sequence is MNIDTLDTKKNILIKGAKLHNLKDIDVAIPRNKLVVITGLSGSGKSSLAFDTLYAEGQRRYVESLSSYARQFLGRLDKPKVDAIKGIAPAIAIEQKVNSTNPRSTVGTSTEIYDYLKLLYTRIGHTYSPISGNEVKKDTVTDVINYIKTFSEGEKMLLLAPIHLEEGRTMKNKIQALAQQGYARVKQNNAVVRIDELKEKDFAKNIQLVVDRIITKDDEDFYNRLADAVEMAFYEGKGELYIEKLSDNSIREFNNRFEADGMTFLEPNVHLFSFNNPYGACPNCEGYGDVIGIDEDLVIPNTALSIYENAIFPWRGDAMGWYRDQLVNNAYKFDFPIHKPWFELTEEQKQLVWDGNKFFEGLNDFFSFLESKSYKIQNRVMLSRYRGKTKCNVCNGKRLRPEAGYVKVGGKAIQELVELPLEKVAKFFKNLELNEYDTNVSKRLLLEINNRLQFLMDVGLSYLTLNRKSNTLSGGESQRINLATSLGSSLVGSMYILDEPSIGLHPKDTERLIKVLKSLRDLGNTVIVVEHDEDIMKAADEIIDIGPEAGTFGGEVVSSGTFKDILKSNSLTAKYLNGSLEIEVPESRRSWKESIQIIGARHNNLKNIDAQFPLGVFTAVTGVSGSGKSTLVKKIVYPAMLREIGGYGEKPGQFSELKGNFSSLKNIEFVDQNPIGRSSRSNPVTYIKAYDDIRNLFASQKLSKIRNYKAKHFSFNVDGGRCETCKGDGEVTIEMQFMADVHLECETCNGKRFKKEILEVTFEDKNIDDILTMTVDDAITFFKKHKEKKIIKKLKPLQDVGLGYVQLGQSSSTLSGGEAQRIKLASFLIKGTTKDKALFIFDEPTTGLHFHDIKKLLASFYALLEKGHTVIVVEHNMDLVKCADYIIDLGLEGGENGGTIVAEGTPEEIVKNTKSYTAKYLSEKI, encoded by the coding sequence TTGAATATAGACACTCTAGATACCAAAAAAAACATTCTCATTAAAGGAGCAAAACTTCACAATTTAAAAGATATTGATGTTGCCATTCCTAGAAATAAATTGGTTGTTATCACAGGTCTTTCCGGAAGTGGAAAATCTAGCCTAGCCTTTGATACACTCTACGCAGAGGGACAACGCCGTTATGTAGAAAGTCTCTCATCATATGCACGTCAATTTTTGGGACGATTAGATAAACCCAAGGTTGATGCTATAAAAGGTATTGCTCCCGCTATCGCTATTGAGCAAAAAGTAAACTCTACCAACCCTAGATCTACTGTCGGAACGTCTACTGAAATTTATGATTACTTAAAACTTTTATATACACGTATTGGTCATACATATTCTCCCATTTCAGGAAATGAAGTAAAAAAAGACACAGTAACCGATGTTATAAACTACATAAAAACTTTTTCTGAAGGAGAAAAAATGCTTCTCCTCGCTCCTATCCACTTGGAAGAAGGACGCACAATGAAAAATAAAATTCAAGCTTTAGCGCAGCAAGGATATGCCCGGGTTAAGCAAAACAACGCTGTTGTTCGTATAGATGAATTAAAAGAAAAAGACTTTGCAAAAAATATACAATTAGTAGTAGACCGCATCATTACAAAAGATGATGAAGATTTTTATAATCGCCTTGCAGATGCTGTTGAAATGGCCTTTTATGAAGGTAAAGGCGAATTGTATATTGAGAAACTAAGTGATAATTCTATTAGAGAATTCAACAACCGCTTTGAAGCAGATGGAATGACTTTTTTAGAACCCAACGTGCATCTGTTCAGTTTTAACAACCCATACGGTGCATGTCCCAATTGTGAAGGTTATGGCGATGTAATTGGTATTGATGAAGATTTGGTTATTCCCAATACAGCCCTCTCAATCTATGAAAATGCTATCTTTCCATGGCGTGGTGACGCGATGGGCTGGTATCGAGATCAATTGGTTAATAATGCCTATAAGTTTGATTTTCCTATACATAAACCATGGTTTGAACTTACCGAAGAACAAAAACAATTGGTATGGGACGGAAATAAGTTTTTTGAAGGATTAAATGATTTCTTTTCGTTTTTAGAATCAAAAAGTTATAAAATTCAAAACCGCGTTATGTTATCTCGCTATCGCGGAAAAACTAAATGTAACGTTTGTAACGGAAAAAGATTACGACCAGAAGCTGGATATGTTAAAGTTGGTGGAAAAGCCATTCAAGAATTGGTAGAACTTCCTTTAGAAAAAGTAGCCAAATTTTTTAAAAATCTTGAGCTTAATGAATATGATACAAATGTATCTAAACGATTATTGCTAGAAATAAACAATCGACTTCAGTTTTTAATGGACGTAGGGTTGAGCTATTTAACATTAAATCGAAAAAGCAACACACTTTCTGGAGGTGAATCTCAAAGAATCAACTTAGCCACCTCATTAGGAAGTAGCTTGGTTGGGTCTATGTATATTCTTGATGAACCAAGTATTGGATTACACCCAAAAGATACAGAACGGCTCATAAAAGTATTAAAATCCTTACGCGATTTGGGCAATACAGTTATAGTTGTAGAACACGATGAAGATATCATGAAAGCTGCAGATGAAATTATTGATATTGGTCCTGAGGCTGGTACTTTTGGTGGCGAGGTAGTATCAAGCGGTACTTTTAAAGATATTTTAAAATCAAATTCACTAACAGCAAAATATCTCAACGGAAGTTTAGAAATTGAAGTTCCAGAATCACGCCGAAGCTGGAAAGAAAGTATTCAAATTATTGGAGCGCGCCATAATAATTTAAAAAACATTGATGCACAATTTCCATTAGGAGTTTTTACTGCTGTTACAGGAGTTTCAGGAAGTGGTAAAAGTACCCTGGTGAAGAAAATAGTATATCCTGCTATGTTGCGAGAAATAGGTGGTTATGGTGAGAAGCCGGGACAGTTTTCAGAGTTAAAAGGAAATTTCAGCAGCTTAAAAAATATTGAGTTTGTTGATCAAAACCCTATTGGTCGTTCTAGCAGAAGTAACCCTGTCACGTATATTAAAGCATATGATGATATACGAAATCTTTTTGCTTCGCAGAAATTATCAAAAATCCGTAATTACAAAGCAAAGCATTTCAGCTTTAATGTTGATGGTGGACGTTGTGAAACGTGTAAAGGTGATGGCGAAGTAACTATAGAAATGCAATTTATGGCAGATGTGCATCTAGAATGTGAAACTTGTAACGGAAAGCGATTCAAGAAAGAGATATTAGAAGTTACTTTTGAGGATAAAAACATTGACGATATCCTTACAATGACGGTTGATGATGCCATTACTTTTTTTAAAAAACACAAAGAAAAAAAGATTATAAAAAAACTGAAACCACTTCAGGATGTTGGTTTAGGTTACGTACAGTTGGGGCAAAGTTCTTCTACACTTTCAGGAGGTGAAGCACAACGTATTAAATTGGCTTCTTTCTTAATAAAAGGAACTACAAAAGATAAAGCTCTTTTTATATTTGATGAACCCACGACAGGATTGCATTTTCACGATATTAAAAAATTATTGGCTTCGTTTTATGCGCTTTTAGAAAAAGGACATACTGTAATAGTTGTTGAACATAATATGGATCTAGTTAAATGCGCAGATTACATCATTGATTTGGGTCTAGAAGGAGGTGAAAATGGCGGAACTATAGTTGCCGAAGGAACCCCTGAAGAGATTGTAAAAAACACCAAATCTTACACGGCAAAATATCTTTCAGAAAAAATTTAA